The Metarhizium brunneum chromosome 3, complete sequence DNA window TGACTTTCCATGTCCCTTAATTCTCAAGTCGGTGCTCAGGATGGATTTGTAAGCACTCGCGCGCTCGCCCGCATCACCAGTGTATCACAGCATGCTCGACTGTGAGTTGATTCGTAACAAGGTTGCCACGTCAGGCACCGCGAAGCAGAACAGCCGGCTATTGCCGCATCTGAGCACAAATATTCTCAAAAACTCATTCGACTCCTTGAGGCTATATAAAATACAGGCGGACCCCATGAAATTGCTTCTTAAGCATCTTACAACCACCCGGTACATGTCTGTGACTGAGTCTTACCATTGACACTGACTGCATAATGGCATCGAACAAAGCCGCCTACATCAAGACGCGCCATGCGCCAGTCGAGGTAGAAGCCACTGAAGTGTGGGTTCCTGGACATGGCGAGGTCTTGGTTCGGAATGAAGCCATTAGCTTCAACCCAATTGATGCCAAGATTCAAAGGTACGTGTTTGACTGCGCAACTTTAAAGTGAGCAGATATGCTGCAGTTGCTAATTCAAGCCAAGGCTGGACTTGTTCCAATCAACTTACCCTCTTGTCGGCGGCTTCACATTTGCCGggaccgtcgtcgacgtcggcccTGGGGTCACGTCCGTACAACAAGGCGACCGAGTCGCAGTTGCTCGCTGGGGCACAGCAGCAAGTGAAAACAAATACGGGGCCTGGCAGCAATATGCAATCGGCCTAGAGGAATACCTGGTGAGACTCGCGCCAGAGACTTCCCTAGAGGTTGGTTCCGGTGTCATCGCCAACCTTGCGACGGTGGTCTCCGCCCTGACAATTCACATGGGCTTGTCCAAGCCGCCCGTCGCGGGACGTTCGGAGCCGAATGGGAAAAGGATCTTTGTATACGGGGGGTCATCTGCAGTTGGCGGACTGGCAGTGAAGTATGCCTCGGATGCTGGGTACCACGTCGTGACGACTTCTTCGCCGAGAAACAGAGAGCTTGTGGAACGGCGCAAGGCCGCGTATATCATCGACCATACTCAACCAAGAGAGGACCTTGTTACAGAAATTCTGGCTCATGGGCCTTATGACGGCGTCTTTGATAGTATTGGCTCGTCAGAGGCGACCCAGCTTATGGGTGAGTTGCTTCGAGATACTGGAGGCCTGTTCTTCGCAACCGGTCCTACTCCGGAGGACAACGCGCTCCCCACCAATGTGCAGAAGAAGTGGGCGGGATATTCCGACATCCTAGTGTCGGAGGCGGCGAATCAACATCTCCGTGATTGGTATTTGAGAAGCTACCTGCCAGCAGCTTTGGAGAGTGGTGAAGTATGGCCGAATCCTGCAGTTAAGCTTGAGGGAGGGTTGGGTTCTGTTCAGCGGGCGCTGGATTTGATGTTTGATGGTAAAGTCAGCGGGTCCAAGTTGGTCGTTAATCCTTGGGATTGAGAATTGAGCTGCCTATCTGTGCTGTGCTCGGCTTTGGGCGCCCAGGTGATGATAATAGTCTCGACGTTATACCTGCCGAATAGTGTAATTATCGTACAAGGTAGATCTTCATGACTATATATTAGGCCTTTTGCATCTCCATTTAGCCTTATATGCCTGTTCAAACTTTATTTAATAGTATTAAGAAAAATTCAATAATTGTAGTGCCTCGAAACACTCGAAAATCAAAGTCTTTTATGCTCAAAGTTTCCCAAAGTCGTAGTCACGCGATACTTTATGAAGTTCTGAGAAAATGTAATATAGCAATAGgttaataaaagaagaaaaactcATAAATATAAGCGAGAATACTTTAACATATCTCTTTCTGTTCTGCTGTTAGTAGCGCTTAGAAATAGGCATTTTCTATCAAAGAAAGGGTTCTGCGCTTATACTAGATAGTACGTGACTAATACAGATCACTTCATCCCCATAACAGGGAGCCGCACGAGACTGTGGAGGGTCTTGCCGATAATATTGTCGGATAAAGTTAAATTTGGACGAAAGGAAGTTTTTTggtattaaaaaaagagcTATAAATAGAGTTTACAGCACTTATAATAACAAGAATAATGATTTTATCGAGAAGCTTAGTTAACATgagtctcataacgtgacaGATGTTGAACGCGGCAATGCCTGTGGGAGCAGCTCGGAAGACTGGGTTCTGCCGTCCAACCTCGAGCCAGAGCTCTTGAATCCGCGCACACGTTTCAAAGAGGGTAAAGGCCTTCCCGGATCCCGCAACCCCGTCCACATTAAGAAGGAGCTAACAAGGAACTATGGCATCCAAGGCAAGCTCCTGAGAATATTGCCTCACCACAGCACCGTACAGATCCTCTGTTCTCAATTCAGAGGGAGGGCTGATAAATCCATCGCAACTACTTGTGCAATCGGGCTTTTAGCCTTAACCTAGTCCCAGATGTCAGGAGATATATCGTAACAACCGACGTAAGAGGACCAGTCGTAGTCACGGTCCATCTATCGAGCCCGTATGGAATAGTTATAGAATTGGTACACGTGATCGCGGTCAGGGGAATCGGAGTGAGGAAAAGCTTCGCTCAATAAAAGTCTTTTAACTAACTAGGATTATTTTCTTTGCCTCTTGCTAGAAGGGTTCACGTTATTTGTCTTGCAATATGCACATGATGCCAGTTTTTGGATTTTTCTAAGGGGACCTTTCCTTTTTGCATTTTCTGAATTCTGCCAAACCCTTTTTGACATTGGCTATTATTTCTGCGCGAAGGCTAGACTCACAAAAGAGATCAGTTCCACAATATTCCTCACGCGCCTCTTTAATAGTGCCGTTTTCGTCTGGAGAACATTGTAAAAATGATAAGATTGGATTAGCTGGTTCAGGGTAGTAACTTCCCTCCCTTGGAGACAGGCTGGATAGGTTGCAGCTCAGTCGGGTAGCTGGGTCTCTGTATTGGCTGAGAGCGATACTTTGTCCAGAACGACCGCATACGCTTAAATTGCTGGTCCGTGAACGTTTTCATGCAAGAACTATATGCGCCCCAAGTATTAGTCTTTCAAGACTTGTCCTTTCATCTTCGGGTCTTGCAGGGTGTGGGCAAACTCACTCGGGTATATAGTTCATTGGGTTATGAACGGGATCGTTGCCAGGCTTTCCAGGACAAGTGTCGAGTGGTGGCATCGCAGAGCACCCCTCCGATGCGTCTGCATGTGCGGGAGTGTCGTCAATCtcgtcgccgttgccgttgcagTCGTCGTTGAATGTGTGAAGCAGTCCGAACCAATGACCGACCTCGTGAACGACGGTTTGTTTTCGGTCACCATAAAGCCAGTAGGCCGGAATCATGATGCCATCCATTTCAAGCCCCAGCGGCTGTCCCACCAGGTCATCTGGGGTGGTAGAGACGGCTCTGCTATTTGTAGCTCCCAATGGATTTTTCCCGTAGTAAATATTCAAATGTCGGTTATCGCCCTTGTGGTGTAGTATCTTCATACGCATCGTGTTATTGCCCTCGGAAAAATATGGATTCACAGTCCAATTTGCATTTTTAAGGACGAATGAGATATTACCCGGGTTAAAATAGGTATTAAGAAGGGCTATTTGCTCATGTATAGTATTGTTCTATGTCGGCAAATCGTAACATGTTAGTCGCTAGATCTACCACGTTTCTAGCTAAGACGCGCAGTCGTGCAAAACTCACATCGTGGTGATCCTTGGCTGTTTCTGAAGTTGAGATGATGTGTGCGTAGACATCAACAGCAATCGCTGGAGGCGTATCGGTTGTTTCGTTTCGTCGGAGCAAATGATTCTTCTCCGTAGCCGCTATCTCACGATGAGCCGCTAACAAAGCCGCCGAGGGTTGCTCAACACCGCAAGGTGAATCTCTGACATGGCCTGGCGTTGTGAAAGCTGCCCCGAGTCGCACAAAGCTAGCCAGCACCATAGATATAAGAGGCTGCATATTGATAGGGTGTACGCCTGTGGTACCTGAGGAATGACAGGGATGAGCGAAACGCTAGCTATATAGCTATCGATTGGTCTGGTCAAAGTAGCAGATTCTTTCATATTTATAGTGCTAGTAGTCACTAATAAATCTATGAATCCTTTTGTCGTATCCCGCTCGGCTTATCCCGAAGTTCCCGATCCtctataataacctttttatgCTAGTTATACGTAAAAAGAGTGGATATCTGCTGTTACGTGTATAATATGCTTGTCTAAATCGCACGAGAATAGCTGGATAACCTAGCTTTAAA harbors:
- the ER gene encoding Trans-enoyl reductase, with the translated sequence MASNKAAYIKTRHAPVEVEATEVWVPGHGEVLVRNEAISFNPIDAKIQRLDLFQSTYPLVGGFTFAGTVVDVGPGVTSVQQGDRVAVARWGTAASENKYGAWQQYAIGLEEYLVRLAPETSLEVGSGVIANLATVVSALTIHMGLSKPPVAGRSEPNGKRIFVYGGSSAVGGLAVKYASDAGYHVVTTSSPRNRELVERRKAAYIIDHTQPREDLVTEILAHGPYDGVFDSIGSSEATQLMGELLRDTGGLFFATGPTPEDNALPTNVQKKWAGYSDILVSEAANQHLRDWYLRSYLPAALESGEVWPNPAVKLEGGLGSVQRALDLMFDGKVSGSKLVVNPWD